The proteins below are encoded in one region of Telopea speciosissima isolate NSW1024214 ecotype Mountain lineage chromosome 10, Tspe_v1, whole genome shotgun sequence:
- the LOC122641853 gene encoding C-type lectin receptor-like tyrosine-protein kinase At1g52310, with translation MKTSTTYHLLAFTFCCLTVLVRAQNALCPSGWKIGPSKNKCFEFVASSRSWDKSESQCGYNHGHLAALTSTEELYFARKLCPETVNGCWVGGRGFSSTSGFGWKWSDNMSLWNASIFPEAPFRSNCLNSSCQNITPIDSCTLVTNGHVPLVIEKCNISHDFICMLDVDTKCHHKLCHVEYFIILATVSGLILCTTLVVVIWLLACRRSKRRRRSRKGSNPSTSALVPPSWRVFTIEELRSLTKNFSEGNRLLGDAKTGGTYSGLLTDGSRVAVKRLKRSSFQRKKEFYSEIGRVARLRHPNLVAVKGCCYNHGDRYIVYEFVVNGPLDRWLHHIPRGGRSLDWSMRMKIATTLAQGIAFLHDKVKPHVVHRDIRASNVLLDEEFGAHIMGVGLSKFVPWEVMHERTVMAGTCGYLAPEFVYRNELTTKSDVYSFGVLLLELISGRRPAQAVDSVNWQSIFEWATPLVQAHRYPELLDPLITDIPEVGVVQKVVDLVYACTQHVPSVRPRMSHVVHQLQQLGLKTASEKSRIGTSTSSSTTSRMHVFEMEGNNA, from the exons ATGAAAACCTCGACAACTTACCACCTCCTGGCTTTCACCTTCTGCTGTCTCACAGTTTTGGTTAGGGCACAAAACG CACTATGCCCTTCTGGTTGGAAGATTGGACCAAGTAAGAATAAGTGTTTTGAATTTGTAGCAAGCTCCCGATCTTGGGACAAATCAGAGTCTCAATGTGGGTATAACCATGGGCACTTGGCAGCATTGACATCGACCGAAGAACTATACTTCGCAAGAAAGCTATGCCCTGAAACTGTCAATGGCTGCTGGGTTGGAGGAAGAGGCTTCAGTTCTACATCTGGTTTTGGTTGGAAGTGGTCGGACAATATGTCACTTTGGAATGCGTCAATCTTCCCTGAGGCACCATTTCGTTCCAATTGCTTGAATTCATCATGTCAGAACATTACCCCAATTGATTCCTGTACTTTGGTGACCAATGGCCACGTGCCCCTTGTGATCGAGAAATGCAACATATCTCATGATTTCATATGCATGCTTGATGTAG ACACAAAATGTCACCACAAGCTCTGCCATGTGGAATATTTTATCATCCTTGCAACTGTTAGTGGGTTGATACTCTGCACGACATTGGTTGTCGTGATTTGGCTCCTCGCATGTAGGCGGAGCAAGAGACGTAGAAGGTCACGCAAAGGATCTAATCCTTCAACATCTGCATTAGTTCCACCATCATGGAGAGTCTTCACAATTGAGGAACTAAGGTCACTTACAAAGAATTTTAGTGAAGGAAATCGTCTTCTTGGGGATGCCAAGACAGGTGGCACATATAGTGGGCTTCTAACTGATGGTTCAAGAGTAGCAGTCAAGAGATTGAAGAGGTCTAGTTTTCagagaaagaaggaattttATTCTGAGATTGGAAGAGTTGCAAGGCTTCGTCATCCTAATCTTGTCGCAGTGAAAGGATGCTGCTATAATCATGGTGACCGCTATATTGTTTATGAGTTTGTTGTGAATGGACCCCTGGATAGATGGTTACACCACATACCGAGAGGAGGGAGGAGCTTGGATTGGTCTATGAGGATGAAAATTGCTACAACACTTGCACAAGGAATTGC ATTTTTGCATGACAAGGTGAAGCCACATGTTGTGCACCGGGATATCCGTGCCAGCAATGTATTGCTGGATGAAGAGTTTGGAGCACATATAATGGGGGTTGGTCTCTCAAAGTTTGTTCCCTGGGAAGTGATGCATGAAAGGACAGTGATGGCTGGTACATGTGGATACCTAGCACCAGAATTTGTTTACAGAAATGAGCTCACAACGAAGAGtgatgtttatagctttggaGTGCTTCTGCTTGAACTCATTAGTGGTCGTAGGCCCGCCCAGGCAGTTGATTCTGTCAATTGGCAGAGTATATTTGAGTGGGCCACCCCTCTTGTGCAGGCCCACCGATACCCAGAGCTTCTGGACCCTCTCATAACTGACATTCCTGAAGTTGGGGTTGTACAAAAGGTGGTGGACCTTGTATATGCTTGCACTCAGCATGTGCCATCAGTGCGGCCAAGGATGTCACATGTTGTCCATCAGTTGCAACAATTAGGATTAAAAACTGCCTCTGAAAAGTCTAGGATTGGAACAAGCACAAGCTCTAGCACTACCTCTCGGATGCATGTTTTTGAGATGGAGGGAAACAATGCGTAA